The DNA region TGTGATATTTGCGGTAAGATTTTGTCGAGCAAGGAAAAGTTGAAGTTTCACCAAAGGACCCATACCGGGTACAAGCCTTTCAGCTGCTCGTATTGCGGCAAATGCTTCACCAAGAAGCCCATTCTAGTCGAACACGTGAGGGTCCACACCGGCGAAAGACCTTACGTATGCGAATATTGCAATAAGTGTTTCTCGCAAAGGTCCAGCTTGGTTATCCACATCAGGTCGCATACAGGGGAAAGACCGTACGTTTGTCAATTTTGTCAGAGAGGTTTCGTTGCCAAAGCGATGCTCAATATCCATTTGAAATCTTGCAAAGGCATGCCGATTAACTGAAGTGATTAAATGAGCTGTTTTCACGGACATGGTGGTCAAAACTGATGGTAAAGGTGGAAAATGTTGTGGTTCTACATCTAGTTTTGGCTCACTTCGATTACCTCCGATTTTTTTGTCATCAGATATCGCTGTATCTCACAAGGTTTTTTTGGCGTATAAATAACACTTGAAAACATGCATAAACTACTTCAGCAGTGTCTATATGCATGTGTATTAACCTTCGTAATAAATCTTGAACCTCCCTCACAACATTTGTATTCTCAAAAATCAGCTTTTTAATAAAAAACTCTCTtctttattcatattttttcaatttgtcgTGTTATACaatctgaatttttattattagtgAAAATGTTTCACAGTTACATTGAAAAATGTAAGAAAGAAtcttttttcatcatttgataCCAAATCTCATTTATAAATTACGCATCAGTTTGGAAATAAATCCACAAAGCATAAGAAAGATACTGCTTCTTGGAAGATATAACAGATATGAACGATGAtgataaataaacaaatattgaaCTCGACCAACTTGCCCTACTAGGCAAGATTCCATCGCGTACTTCTGTGATATTGTGGACTGGTTGTAAGGGTGATAGGCGCTATCTTTCTTATGCATTAATTCTatgattttataattattttccaaaTCGGTACCAAATGTAGAACCTAAATATATTCTTAATTAGGACATTTGCGTGTGATGAAAACAGCTCATTTTATAGCCTTAACCTAAGAATAATAGAAAAGTTGACTTTATTTTTAAGAAAACCGAAATCACTCTGTATCAAGAATATTTGTTACCAATCCAATAAATTTTGGGACCATTCATGAATTACTACATGAATTGAAAGAAGAAATCTCAATTGTTTCGTTGCATTGTTTTTCTCCATATGATAATTCTTTATTCTTATTTTTCGTTTATTGTTTCCATTTGATCAAAAACGTAttccaatatttcatatttcgaGTAAATCTCATAACAGTTACAGCAAACTGTATCAGGTCATTCTCATACATTTAAAATGACTGCAAGAAAATTTTTACTTAATTCATGAATGTCCCCTTGGGTACCTTTAACTAATTGATTATTCTAGTGAAATATACTTACTTTTAGTTTAGTGTGTATGAGAAATATTGTGTTGTAATCCAGTGAAGCAGAAGATAGATGGTTTGTGTTGTACCGGTGAAAATAAAGACTataatcaaaattttcatccgGATGCAAATATGGGACTGAGTGCATATGAAAATGTGGAGCTCTTAGTAGTGTGTTGGGTGAACAAGTCGTCATAATTTATGAACAATCAACTGGATTGAAGAATATTATTCACCGATTTAGCCATTATATTGTGAAAATTATTTACTGGAAATTCGAAGAATGTAGGACTTTTAAtcaaattttattcagtattaAGTTGTACTGTaaataaaaatgtaatattATAATCTGATATTTAATTTCTTCGGATTCAGCAGTGGTGGTTTCtcttttatttgtttgttttctaTCAATCTAAATCAGTGAAGAAGTGTGCTTAAGTTAGTGGATTCCTTGTTGGTAGTCATCGATTTGTGTTTTTGACCAGAGAAGTGAAATTTTGTTGCGTtttaatggtgagtttatgcaaaGTTACTAAGAACTAGTACCTAAGAAAGGCAACAATCTAACTGGCAAATGGCGTTTGCCATCTGCCCGTAGACCCTTCTTAGGTCTTGATCTCAGTAACTCTGTATAAACCAACCATGATTCTTTGTGTTAGTAATCAGGTGAGAATAATTCCTCTAATTCTTCAGATTTGACCCGCATTATGGCACTCTTGCACATTGGAAGGAATATTATGGTTATGCCCCTTTTATCTTTTGTATTTCAAATACAGATTATTGTCATAAATTGTTTCATCCATTGTTACTCGACTTACGTACGTATTAAAAAAAGGTAAGACCTAGTGTTATTTTCTTGGTAACAAGTTTCggcataaataaaaataatagtgtATTTGTTGCAAACAATGTTTGAATACAGCCATTCTAAAGAGTCGATTTAAACTCTGCCATATTTGAAATAAATGAGATGGCCaatttgttgaataataaaGTGAAATTGCTCTGCAGTTGTATCTGAGTTTAACctgaatatttttccaatacTATATAGACCAGTCCATTGGAGATTCCATGAGTGATTCTGGGGGTCCATAATGTGATATTTAAAATTCTGTAAGGTGTAAATAGGTATATGTTAATATTGTTATATAAGCTATACGTTTGGAGAGAAAACTTCtttgaaatttatttaaaatgaaagCTTTTTCGGAATGTTTTAGTCTATAAATTGGTTTGGAAGAAGCATTCgtggaatgaaattttgaggttttccattttcatacaTCTTAGGGTTCTTTGCATTCTATATAGTATTTCCCAACGAGGAATATAAAAAGGGAAGAATCATTCGCATAATTGCAAAATTTGGCAACTGAAATAGAATACTTTGGTTCTGAAAATTGAAGTTGAATTCTtgataaaattataatattGCTGTTCAAGTTGTTCATTCTCTCGTATTATTACTTTTAACTTTTAATTTGTTgtcttgaaaatatattttcattgaatttttgtctTTTCACCTTTCCCATTCCTACCTTGCTTTTTTCAAATCGGTCTAACCCTCACTTTTTTAGGTATTACGAATATATACCAGCTATGTACTTCTTGGATGGGGTTAAAATAAAAGAAGAATACCCAGATATAAGAGAAGACCACAGAGGTATAAAAGAAGAATTGGAAGATTCAGACACGACAGAAACCATCTACATCATCAACTCAGAATACGATCCAGATATATTCATCAAAACCGAACCTGATGATACGGATTTCTTCAATTCGAACAGCAGCGTCAGTGGAAGAAGAAGGAGGAGAAGAATTAGTAATAACGATGAAACGGAAAGGACTGGTCTGTGTCACGTGTGCGGAAAGACTGTTTCTAGAATGACCCCTCACATGAGAAGACACAACATGTCCTACAAGTGCAAGAGGTGTTCGACGGGTTTCAGCAGCATGAGGGAATTGGATAAACACATGCAAGAACACGAGAACACAATCTACTGTTGCAACAACTGTCACTGCTGCTTCAGCACACCGCTGGACCTCAGCAGGCACCAAGTCAAGCACTTCAACGAGTACAGATGCGTGTTCTGCGAATTCTCGACGGGTCATCTATCCGTCATAACTGCTCACTTGGATAGACACGAAAAAACATTAGTTTACGAATGCGACGAGTGCGGACGCGGCTTTAGCACCGAGTACCTGATGAAAACGCACAAACAGATCCATTCGGGCATCAAAAGGTACCAGTGCGAGTTTTGCCCGAAAAAATTCGCCACGGAAAACTACAAGAACTGTCACATGAAGTACAATCACAGCGAAGAGTTGACCggagtgaaaaaaatttacaaatgcCCTGTTTGTTACAGGGAATTCAGTTTCGAGAAAAGTTTGACGCGCCACTTGAGTGTCATTCATAATATAGGCGAGAGCAAGAAGGTAGAGTGCCCCATTTGCTCGAAAGTCATAGCGAAcagtttcaatttgaaaatgcACATGTCTGTACATACCGGTGAAAAGCATCATGTCTGTGAACTTTGCGGGAAAGCGTTTAGGGACAGGGGACACTTGAAAAGACACAATAAGGTCCATTTGAAGAGGGGCGAGGAAATGTTCTTGTGAAAATCATTGCTGTTAGTGTTGTTGTTTATTTGGTTGGTTCCATGTTTTGTTCAGATTGTTTGAATCTTTATGAAAGAAAGGATGTTGACAGAGACCTGACGAGCGTTACCAATTCCTTGTGAAATAAAActttatttttccaataaacTGAGTTTCATTCCTTTGTTTACGAATcttatctgaaattttttgtttattatttttaataattcattcaGCGTCTTTCTCGAAAACCACTGAGAACTCAAAAAATTTAGTGAAAAGGTACTATCCAAAAACAATCTTCCCAACTCTTGGATCCGATAAATTTAGTTTAAAGGTCGAAAATAGTAAAAGGCATATTTCCGGCAATCTAAGAGAGCCGCTCATGAAACCCAAAGCATGTATTGCCGTTATAAAACATGATTAATTTACACTGAGTTAGGCTAAGTTTTTTAAGGAGAATTTGAATTATAATCTAGgatataaaacaatttttttgcttCAAATTTGGAGGTCTCGCTGGACCAAAACAAAACTCTTATCGAATCGGACAATTATGTTGGAAAACGAAAATATGCAATGCGATTCGTGGTTGTGGTCCATATAGGATTTAGTTTTAATCTCGAAAATGTTAGATGAGGTTCGGCGATGCTACACACAAAAATGTACTGCATCTCGATCCAACGCAAGCCAACGTGTTCAAACCGTTGGAAAGCGTTCGGATAGATCCGAATCTCTCCGTTGTTAACGAGAGGTTACGtgttataattttatttttccagtttTGGTTTGTTTTGGAATGTTTCGGAGAAGTATTTGATTGCTATGCTCTTATCGATTGATTGTAgtcaactgtttgattttaaTCATAGGTTTGTTGAGGTTGAATGAAATCAGTCGTCATAGGACTAACCAAAATTtcatatatgtatgtatttccGTTAAATTCAAGAGTACAGGCCATATAAGAGCATACCTTATACTTCCTTTCATTGAATTATCTTGAGCAAATTATTTTGCAGGGTTGTGGTAGGCAGCCAACTTTCAAACTTCCTTATGCTCCTTTCTTATGATGTCTACACagactggtcaaaataaagagtattcaaatatcaattacatccttgttttttcaaatggagaTATAACAATCATATCATTTATGAAAGTCACTCCAATGttagataaaaaaataaattgaaaatcacAGAGCAACACAGaaatatttgcaaaaaaaataaaaactaaatATTCAATTCATATTATATGCTCGTAtaactaaaataaaaatactacaTAACAGTTATAGATGCAAGATGCAATTGATTGTGTTTTCTTCCAGTTGGTTAATTATTAAATTGATGTGGTCGATACTTGTTGAAAAGTCataactgaattacatgattttcattagcatgagttatttaaccactACGCGTATTTCGATATCTTAGTagaatcttcaggtgggtgaaggtaaacattCACCTTTAGGTTACCTTTACCTTCAGGTAAAGGTAACTCATATCAATAAAAACCAAAAGTAATTCAGTTGTAGGTAAATTACCACTCTCGGTTTTCCTACGTGGATTGTGGAAGTGTAAAAGCTCTAGTGTACTTTGAAACCCTTTTCGTACTTCCAATTTTTATTTCCTGAAATGAAAATGATCTTTGTCTCACTTCAGGTCCTAATTCATATCCTTTTAGGTTGCGGCGTCGAAGAAAAACCGCAATGAAGGTTGAAATCAAATCTGAATTAGACGAAGAGTCGGATTGGTTAGATCAACCCGCCAAGAGATCAAGAAGAAAACCCAGGGCTAATGTTACATGGACTTGCAAAAAATGCCTGGAAGTTTTCACCACCAGGAAGCTCTTGCAGGCCCACAAAAAAATCCACGTCAGGGAGGAATCGCCCACGACACAAGCGATGAGGAATTACAAGTTCGACGAAACTTTGGAACTGTACATATGTAACTTGTGCTCGGCCGAATTTCAAGAGGAACACGAGATAACTAAGCACCTCAGTAACAATCACATAAGGAAGTTCAACTGCGAAAGTTGCATGCAGACTTTCACGGAACCTTACAAGTTTTCGGTGCATTCGCAGAAACACGTTGGTGGAGACTTTTTTTGTCCTTTGTGCACTTACCATACTCCTAGAATGACCTGCATCCAGTCCCACATAAACAGGATGCATCTCCAGAAGTTCATTTACAATTGCAAGACCTGCGGGAAGGGATTCAACGATCAGGCCATCTTTAAGGAGCACGATAATGAGCATCTGGGCATCAAACCCTTCACTTGCGTCGTGTGCAATAAGAGCTACGTCTTCTCGAAGTATCTGTTCGCGCACCAAGTGAGATACCACGTGGTGAACATAGAGGGAAGGCTGCAGAATAATCAGTGCGGTATCTGCATGAGGATATTCGCCAAAGATTCCACCCTCGAGAAGCACATGAAGAATCGCCATGAGAACTATGGGGTTCCCAGAGAGAAAAAACTGTTGTGCGATATTTGCGGACAGGGCTTCTCAAGGAATGACAAACTCAAGATTCACTACAGGATACACACGGGTGTTAAACCCTACGTGTGCTCTTACTGTCCCAAGAGTTTTATCAAGAAGGAGTACCTGGTAATGCACGAGAGAGTGCATAACGGAGAGAGGCCGTATTCTTGTGAATACTGCGGTAAATGCTTCAATCAGAGCGCACCATTGAGAATCCACGTAAGGGGACACACTGGAGAAAAGCCTTATATATGTCAAATTTGCGATCAAGGGTTCATATCAAGGAGTTCGCTCAATTTCCACAGGAAAAATTATTGCACAGGTAGGCAAGAACTGATGTGAAACTCGAGAGTTACGTTTGGTAACTGAACAGCCAGGGTTGTGCAAAGTTCGAAACatccatcgataatgaatcTCTTGGGTATCGAAAATTGAGGTTTGAAGCCTCTGATTCACCAAAAAAATAATGGAACTATTTTCCAACTGTGGAACAAGAttggaaaattcatttttgactAAACCATTGGATATTTGAAGATTAGTTTTCCtccttcattcattcattagttatattgttttattttaatCCCGACTGAAACCGTACTTTCACAAATTCTTATTATTACGGACAACTATTTTATAAGTATATAAGAGCGAATCCTAAGTTATTGCTTCTTTTCTTTTCGTgtttatttcgttttttttattttatgatgCCTCCATTTTTGGAGCCAATTGCAAGATTTTTTTGTATGACAGATGTTAACTATGAACTATTGGAAATAGTTGCTATATACTTCAGAGATGTATATATTTTACTTATATTACTAATATCGGTAAATTATTTAGTATTTACTAGAAAATAATATGAAGcttgattatttttattgttatatTAATATTCTTTACAATATTGTAGTTCGTTTAAGTTACTGGTTAATATTATATCATTATACATTGATTCTAGTTGAAATTTGTTGTATAGGTTTTCTTAGAAATATAACTTTTAAagaaatttattgatattttggTACAAGGATAATGATGTTTAAAAGGAACGATGAAGGTAGGAGTAGACTGTAGAGTAGCTATTATTGGAGCTTAGGTAGtcagaatttcattatttttagtataacattcttcgaaaaaaaaaatttggagaaagATGGGTGCTCAGagttcaattcaaaataatatgCGAGAAAAATTCCTGAACATTATTTTCGAGAAATCTTAAAATTTGACATTTTCACAGGAAAAGAAGAGCTTTCAGTGCTGGTGATGGCGAAAAATATCGTAATCACATTTGGtaattatatcgatatttttttcacccttgcCCATCCCTATTCGATGCCATAGAGTAAAGTTGTGAAAGGTCTATGATTTTAATTGACAAACAGATGTTCCGTTATACAGGTTATGTTTATGTGATGACAGCTGTGAGGCCTACTAGTGATAAAAATTCGATATGGACTTGGATTACGAAACCATTCAATTAATTCAAGAAGAATTCCAAAATGATTTCGTTTTGCCGCAAAAGGAGAATATCCCTGATTCAATTTTAGCTCGACGATTGCAAGAACAATTTCAGAAAGAATTGCTTTCTAAAAACTCCAGTCGGAATGAAACATCTGATTTTTTACTAGCCCGTAGTCTACAAGAACAGTTCAAAAACGTACAAAGTCCCAATACATCCTACGGTGATTTGGTGTATGACAAAAAATCCCAGAACAGAGAAAGCACCAGAAGTCTGATCGATCCATCATGGGAAGTAATAGATCCTACTCCAGATATACATGTACTATTTATGGCATTCAACAACAAATTCTTTTGGGGCAAACTTGATTCTGTTTGTGTTTCCTGGAGTAAACGAATGAAAAGATGTGCTGGCATATGCTCTTATCAGGGTCGTGGTGGACTGTGCCACATAACTCTCAGCGAACCCTTATTAAAACTAAGACCTAGAAAAGATCTAATTGAAACATTGTTACATGAAATGATACATGCTTTTTTGTTCGTCACTCACAACAATAAAGATCGAGATGGTCATGGTCCTGAATTTCACAAACATATGTATAGGATAAACAAGGAAGCTGGTAAGTGAAAGTTATTTGtaataattcattgaaaaaacattCTATTGATCCTTCACAGGCACAAACATAACGGTTTATCATAGTTTTCATGATGAAGTTGAGCTTTATCTCCAACATTGGTGGAGATGTGATGGTCCATGCCAAAAATGGAAACCTTTCTTTGGTCTCGTTAGGAGATCAATGAATAGGGCTCCAGGACCGTATGATAGGTGGTGGGGTCAGCATTCTAGAAGCTGTGGCGGGACATTCATAAAGGTTTGTGTTATTagtcaaattttttgaattctagATAGAAGAGTTttagattatcattttttcaaacatatATATCCGCTTTATACTgctcatattttatagattAAATCGCCGGAACCCAAGGTTAAggcaacaaaacaaaaaaaggaGTCTCAACCAAccaacaaaataacaaaatttattTCAAGTTCAGGCACATCTAGGGATTTAGGAAACATACAATCAGAAGCCAAGGGAAAAAATTCCAAACCTCAAACAATAGTAAAACCAACTACTTCTAATATTATGAGTATAAATTCCCTTAATGTTTCAAAACCGAATTCGGGGCTTTCGACTTCTGTGACTATTCCTTCCAAAACTAACAATATTCATGGATTTTCAAATTCAGCAACTAAAACTTTCGTTAAGGGAGGAACCAAAATTAATTCAAACACAATTGTTGTTCCTAAAAAATCCCCCACAATTTCCCAAGAAAAGAAATCTGAAACTGGACCAAATAAAGAGAACATAGGGGACACTTCAATAGATTATTCGGTTGTTAGAAATCATTGGATAAACAAATTTTCAAACTCTAAAACTAGTGGAAGTTCCCAAACGGTGGTTTCAAGTAAAAGAAAATCATCTCAATCAATTCCAGTAGCTGCTAAAGCAACAAAATTCAGTGAGATGTCTTCGCAAGACTCCTTAGACTGTGATAGTGTACCTTGTCCTGTTTGTAATATCTTTTATCCTATTGACGAATTGAATCGACATCTGGACATTTGTTTAAGCGAACCAAAGAATAATTGCAAGGAATGCATAATTTGTTCGAAAGACATAAATGAGAACGAATATCAACGACATGTGAATGAatgtttggaaaaaaatttcgttGATAATACTCCTAGAGCTCAACATGACAAAAACGATATTATAATAATAGAAGAGGATACTATGGAtctgaattgtgtgaattgccCTATTTGTAAGAATCAAATTTCGATTGAGGAGCTCGAAGAGCATTCAAATTTGTGTAAAAATAGGACGAAATGTCCTGAGTGTGGAAAAGAAATAAATTCAGGGAATTATGACCTTCATCTTGCCGATTGTCTCATGAAAAAATTCGATGAGATGGATCAAAATTTCAATGCACAATCGAATATTGCTAATGGTTCGGAGAGAACAAAAAGTGAGAGTACTGAAGAGAAAATAAGTTGTCTTGTTTGTGGTGATCGCATTTTAAAAAACAATTTATATTCTCATTTGGACGAATGTATGAAAGAGGTATTTGACAAAGAAGAACAGAAAGAGGTTGACGATGATAACGATGATAACGATGATAAACTCTACAACTGCCCATTTTGCTTGAAACTTATAACGGAAGTGGACATGAGCGATCATATCGATATATGCCTGAAATCTGTGGATGGTGATTGTGAAGCTGAAAGGAATAAGACTTTATTTCTGAGTGAAATTGATTAAGTGACTGTGATTTCACCATTTTCATAATTCTTCTTCATGTTtgtacaaaaaaatttataatcacaaaaaaattattaatatatGAGATTTTTTATTGGTGTCTGacttattgctatttttgtttggttaaataatttttcgaacatatttcatttttttttttcattttgaaactgAATAAATTGAATTTGCACCGTTAAgcttatatttttcattgattatttttcaaaattattcccgACGATGTCTTgattttaaattatttcaatttataatAATTACGAAGGGCCTTAATTTTGTACATCATGATTCATGAGGCGAAGCGTAGCCATAGCCTACTTGGCATTTCTAGTTTAGCTTGAGAAATTCTTTTCctataaaaatattgaataattcatagATATTTGGGAAAAACTATAAAGAGATAAGAACATATTTATTTCAGCACCTTTTTGATAAGGTTGCACCAGCAGCATTTTGGATGTT from Coccinella septempunctata chromosome 1, icCocSept1.1, whole genome shotgun sequence includes:
- the LOC123322962 gene encoding zinc finger protein 91-like isoform X6, with the translated sequence MINSSDILQLCRLCLVEDKVNHPIFEESDDLRSISLKISSCLPVSIHKDDSLPKKICDTCSTKLDSFYQFWSESANAEKQLLQWVDKNKTSKQQADQSRKMETTEVKKELEDTVDPIDMTSEAQTYILQQQQLPYTSSAPNDSLNTSESEEPAAKRPRRASAVKALQHMGSEDEDDAELAADNYAKTESDDSDKEEEDEDSNYQENPSTTSVEDQPGPSGMSKKKMVLDDTPYYEYIPAMYFLDGVKIKEEYPDIREDHRGIKEELEDSDTTETIYIINSEYDPDIFIKTEPDDTDFFNSNSSVSGRRRRRRISNNDETERTGLCHVCGKTVSRMTPHMRRHNMSYKCKRCSTGFSSMRELDKHMQEHENTIYCCNNCHCCFSTPLDLSRHQVKHFNEYRCVFCEFSTGHLSVITAHLDRHEKTLVYECDECGRGFSTEYLMKTHKQIHSGIKRYQCEFCPKKFATENYKNCHMKYNHSEELTGVKKIYKCPVCYREFSFEKSLTRHLSVIHNIGESKKVECPICSKVIANSFNLKMHMSVHTGEKHHVCELCGKAFRDRGHLKRHNKVHLKRGEEMFL
- the LOC123322962 gene encoding zinc finger protein 2-like isoform X4 codes for the protein MINSSDILQLCRLCLVEDKVNHPIFEESDDLRSISLKISSCLPVSIHKDDSLPKKICDTCSTKLDSFYQFWSESANAEKQLLQWVDKNKTSKQQADQSRKMETTEVKKELEDTVDPIDMTSEAQTYILQQQQLPYTSSAPNDSLNTSESEEPAAKRPRRASAVKALQHMGSEDEDDAELAADNYAKTESDDSDKEEEDEDSNYQENPSTTSVEDQPGPSGMSKKKMVLDDTPLRRRRKTAMKVEIKSELDEESDWLDQPAKRSRRKPRANVTWTCKKCLEVFTTRKLLQAHKKIHVREESPTTQAMRNYKFDETLELYICNLCSAEFQEEHEITKHLSNNHIRKFNCESCMQTFTEPYKFSVHSQKHVGGDFFCPLCTYHTPRMTCIQSHINRMHLQKFIYNCKTCGKGFNDQAIFKEHDNEHLGIKPFTCVVCNKSYVFSKYLFAHQVRYHVVNIEGRLQNNQCGICMRIFAKDSTLEKHMKNRHENYGVPREKKLLCDICGQGFSRNDKLKIHYRIHTGVKPYVCSYCPKSFIKKEYLVMHERVHNGERPYSCEYCGKCFNQSAPLRIHVRGHTGEKPYICQICDQGFISRSSLNFHRKNYCTGRQELM
- the LOC123322964 gene encoding DNA-dependent metalloprotease SPRTN, yielding MDLDYETIQLIQEEFQNDFVLPQKENIPDSILARRLQEQFQKELLSKNSSRNETSDFLLARSLQEQFKNVQSPNTSYGDLVYDKKSQNRESTRSLIDPSWEVIDPTPDIHVLFMAFNNKFFWGKLDSVCVSWSKRMKRCAGICSYQGRGGLCHITLSEPLLKLRPRKDLIETLLHEMIHAFLFVTHNNKDRDGHGPEFHKHMYRINKEAGTNITVYHSFHDEVELYLQHWWRCDGPCQKWKPFFGLVRRSMNRAPGPYDRWWGQHSRSCGGTFIKIKSPEPKVKATKQKKESQPTNKITKFISSSGTSRDLGNIQSEAKGKNSKPQTIVKPTTSNIMSINSLNVSKPNSGLSTSVTIPSKTNNIHGFSNSATKTFVKGGTKINSNTIVVPKKSPTISQEKKSETGPNKENIGDTSIDYSVVRNHWINKFSNSKTSGSSQTVVSSKRKSSQSIPVAAKATKFSEMSSQDSLDCDSVPCPVCNIFYPIDELNRHLDICLSEPKNNCKECIICSKDINENEYQRHVNECLEKNFVDNTPRAQHDKNDIIIIEEDTMDLNCVNCPICKNQISIEELEEHSNLCKNRTKCPECGKEINSGNYDLHLADCLMKKFDEMDQNFNAQSNIANGSERTKSESTEEKISCLVCGDRILKNNLYSHLDECMKEVFDKEEQKEVDDDNDDNDDKLYNCPFCLKLITEVDMSDHIDICLKSVDGDCEAERNKTLFLSEID